The proteins below are encoded in one region of Solenopsis invicta isolate M01_SB chromosome 8, UNIL_Sinv_3.0, whole genome shotgun sequence:
- the LOC105205570 gene encoding uncharacterized protein LOC105205570 — MEWHLHAFCDVSERAFAATLYVVVAPLKAVSFPKLELCGAFLLGRLIAGTLPQLEAQPAQIHCWCNSQVVLSWLQSHPSKWKAHVANRVSEISTLLPTAVWRHVKSVQNPADLATRGCTPRQLQKSGIWWSGPEWLTRPQTDWPSKIVLEATELESRGRVNVWLTRPDLPLSVWLRKFSSFDRMCAILAYVHRWLLNSKQELAFGSSTLLRLEAFSKEFRSLASRGEVRSGSPLCRLLPFVDTHGLIRVGGRLQNSFLLESEKHPVILPKDYHVTALLIRKAHISTLHGGYRLVHSYLLQRYWILRANTSIRRIVRSCVRCARHNAITLEQQMAPLLAIRAKSALPFAHSGVDFAGYFWVKASPGRSQKKSKGYVAVFVCFVVKAIHLELVSDLTTDAFLAAYRRFTVRRGLCRVIYTDNSTTFKPPARPNCIDSSWRALPSAKL; from the coding sequence GCCTCTGAAGGCTGTGAGTTTTCCCAAACTCGAGCTATGTGGGGCTTTTCTTCTTGGGCGACTGATCGCTGGCACTCTGCCGCAACTAGAAGCTCAACCAGCGCAAATACATTGCTGGTGCAACTCGCAAGTAGTTCTGTCTTGGCTACAGTCGCATCCATCAAAGTGGAAGGCACACGTAGCGAACAGGGTCAGCGAGATTTCCACCTTGCTGCCCACTGCTGTTTGGCGCCACGTCAAATCTGTTCAGAACCCTGCGGACCTAGCTACGAGGGGATGTACCCCGCGACAGCTGCAGAAATCCGGGATCTGGTGGAGCGGGCCTGAGTGGCTGACTCGGCCACAGACCGATTGGCCCTCCAAAATTGTACTCGAGGCCACGGAACTGGAGTCGCGCGGTCGAGTTAACGTATGGCTGACTCGACCCGACCTTCCACTTTCCGTCTGGCTGCGGAAATTTTCGTCCTTTGACAGGATGTGCGCGATTCTCGCGTACGTTCACCGCTGGCTACTCAACTCGAAGCAGGAACTAGCCTTCGGATCATCGACACTTCTCAGGCTGGAGGCGTTCTCAAAAGAATTCCGGAGCCTGGCCTCGAGAGGGGAGGTTCGATCTGGCAGCCCCCTTTGTAGACTTCTGCCATTTGTCGACACTCACGGGTTGATCCGCGTTGGTGGCAGACTGCAAAACTCTTTTCTCTTGGAATCCGAGAAACATCCTGTCATTCTCCCCAAGGACTATCACGTCACCGCTCTCCTTATTCGCAAGGCTCACATCTCTACTCTCCATGGGGGTTATAGACTAGTACATAGTTATCTATTGCAGAGGTATTGGATCCTGCGCGCCAACACGTCGATACGACGCATTGTGCGGAGTTGCGTCAGGTGCGCGCGTCACAACGCCATCACCCTCGAGCAGCAGATGGCACCGCTGCTGGCCATCCGAGCTAAATCGGCCCTACCATTTGCGCATTCTGGAGTCGACTTCGCCGGCTACTTCTGGGTAAAGGCTTCACCCGGGCGAAGTCAAAAGAAATCGAAAGGATACGTGGCGGTGTTTGTGTGCTTTGTAGTCAAGGCCATCCATTTGGAGCTGGTCTCTGACTTGACCACCGACGCATTCTTAGCAGCATACCGTCGCTTTACCGTCCGGCGTGGTCTCTGTCGGGTCATCTACACCGACAACAGTACCACCTTCAAGCCACCAGCGAGGCCGAACTGCATAGACTCTTCTTGGAGAGCTCTGCCATCGGCCAAGCTGTAG